The genomic segment CAGTAATGCATTTTTAGCTAATTGCTGGGTGAGAGTACTTCCTCCTTGAATGATTCCTCCTCCTTTGATATCGACCCATAATGCTCTACCGATAGCCCATGGATCCACTCCATAATGTTCATAAAAGCGGTTATCTTCAATTGCTACTATGGCATTCTGTAAATTTTGAGGCATTCTGTCAATTGGAGCATAGACTCTATTTTCTTGATAAAGCCTTGATAATAATTTGTTATCTTCCGAATAAATTGTAGTTGATTCACTGGGTTTCCAGCGCCCATAATTTGATATATCAGGAGTTTCGTTAACAATCCAGGCAACAGATCCAATTAAAGCGCCAGAAAGAATTGCAAATAATAATATAATAGATATTATAGATACCTTTTTGAACCGGGACATTATGCTTCCTCCTTCCAGATTTTATTATAACATAAAATAAATAAGATATATAGTCTGGATTAAAATAAAAATCTGGTAGTAGAATAGGGAGTCGAAAAATTTAGTGAATTGATATTTTATTTTGGCTATGTTATAATATTATAGCATATTTTGAAAATTGATTTTAAGCATAGGAGGCCATAGATATGAGTAGTGAGAGTGGAATTGAAAAGCAGTTACAGATTATTAAACGCGGAGTAACAGAATTGATTTCGGAAGATGAACTGGAGGATAAACTAAAAGAGGCTCAAAAAGAAGATAGACCATTAAAGGTAAAGCTTGGGCTTGATCCTACAGCACCTGATATTCATCTAGGCCATACTGTTGTGTTACAGAAGTTAAAGCAGTTTCAGGATTTAGGCCATGAGGTTATTCTACTTATCGGTGATTTTACTGGTCGAATTGGTGATCCCTCGGGCAAATCAAAGACTAGACCACAGCTGACGGAAGAAGAAGTAATGGAGAATGCTAAAACCTATCAAGAACAGATCTTTAAAGTTTTGGACCCGGATAAAACCCGGTTAGTCTTTAATAGTGAATGGTTAGGTGAAATGGATTTTGCTGATGTACTTAATCTTTCGTCTAAATATACAGTAGCAAGAATGCTAGAACGGGAAGATTTTTCTAATCGTTATGAAAATAATCAATCGATTGGTGTACATGAATTCTTTTATCCACTGATGCAGGGTTATGATTCCGTGGCTATTGAAGCCGACGTTGAACTGGGAGGGACTGATCAGAAGTTTAATCTTTTAGTTGGCCGTAGACTCCAAAAGGAGTATGGTCAGGATCCACAGGTTATTTTGATGATG from the Acetohalobium arabaticum DSM 5501 genome contains:
- the tyrS gene encoding tyrosine--tRNA ligase — encoded protein: MSSESGIEKQLQIIKRGVTELISEDELEDKLKEAQKEDRPLKVKLGLDPTAPDIHLGHTVVLQKLKQFQDLGHEVILLIGDFTGRIGDPSGKSKTRPQLTEEEVMENAKTYQEQIFKVLDPDKTRLVFNSEWLGEMDFADVLNLSSKYTVARMLEREDFSNRYENNQSIGVHEFFYPLMQGYDSVAIEADVELGGTDQKFNLLVGRRLQKEYGQDPQVILMMPLLEGLDGEQKMSKSLGNYIGIDDDPNDMYGKVMSIPDKLLGRYFELLTDVSLEELEEIKNGLSSGELHPMETKKRLAETIVAKYYDETTAKKAAREFERVFKDGELPEDIPQVELSSDRLEDGELWIVKLVAATGLVDSNSQARRMIKQGAVKIDGEKYDKMNLDLEVEDGMIIQIGKKRFAEIILD